ACACAGGGGCCGCAGCAGGTCGATCGACCGGGCCGCAAgccaagctgctgctgctgctcgctgGGGTGGCCGTATGCATGGATGCATGGATGCAAGCAAGCAGCACCCATGATGCCCCATGATTGCGGCGAGCGAACGACCCAGCGGCTTGTCCCCGTTGTACACATCAACAGGATTGCTTAATATCACGCAGGTAGCCAAGCCATACAcacatgatgacgacgatgatgatgatgcatggCGGTGGATGAGGAATTGATGGCTGTAATCATGCGTGCCTGCATGCAATGCACTGCAGAGAAAGAAAAGAGTTGCTACTTCTCTCCACATTCCCCACAGACACGGATCGACTCGACCGATCTCCTCCGCCGCAGCCCCTGGCCTGGAGCCGCCCATCTGCTCCTCACGCATGCATGAGCACGGgcatgcatgcattttttttctttgtttgtttggCATAGATATACTAGATCTAATTGCATTCCATGCAATTATAGGCTCTAATTACCATCATGAACTTCCATGCAGGCCAGGGAGAAAACCGATCATATGAACACACACGGCTCCAGTCCATCTACGTACTGCACATTCATCATTCCGCCTGTTTGGAAAATATCTTTTTCCATTCCTTTTTCGCGCCCATCATTCTTGCCACCGTATCACATAAGCATGGAAATGAATACCCTCCCTCGTTAAACAAATAACCATAGGAACGAAAACCATGCCCCATTATCCGCAAAAAAAACATAAAATCTTGCCCCATTATGCAACAACTTGGTAGCATGTCCCTGGAATCTCACATGTCTCCACTCCAAAACTATGAGTCCATGCTACGTACTGCTGCACAGTTCCAgacataaattccaccataaagaatccgcgggggggggggggggggggggggggggtggatagcCGGAGAAGAAGGGCCGGAGAGGAGGAGGCATGCAGTGCAGCGCAGGCACGAGCAGCAAGCCGCAGCTCTGCGCGGGCAGCTTTCTGAAAAAGATCGCGGGTGCTGTTTATAAAAGGGGAAAGATACGTAGAGCCCGCGATAATGATTAACATAATTATTACCGCCTGCCATCAACGCTCCCTCCTTTTGCCGCGAACCACCCCGGCGAACGCCGGAATCGCACAGCGGCCCCGCTCCTTTTCCTCCGGGTCACGTGCGGGCGGGGGGGCTCGCCTCGTCAACTGGTCAAACCCGCCATTATAGCTCACATACACATACGCCGGAGGAGAGAGGATGGGAGTCCCGTCCCTGTCCCCGCCCCTATAAAACCTCCGAATCCTTGCGCGTCTCCACGGTCCCATATCCCACCATCATCGTCCGTCCTGCTGGTAGGCGCGGCTTCGATCCCTCCCATGGAGCTGGGGCTGAGCTTGGGGGAGGCCATGGCGGACGCCGGGCGGGAGCTGGTTCTTGGGCTCGGGGTCGGCCCGGGggcgaggagggaggaggagcggaGGAGGGACCAGGATGTCGACAGGAGGGGCCTCGCGCTGGGGTGCGGCTCCTCGCCGGAGCCGACGATGCGGCTCGCGCTCCTGCCCATGGTGCCCAGCCTCGGCTTCCCGTGGCCGTCCGAGAGCAGTGAGTGATGCATGCTTGCCTTTTCTTTTCCGTTTCTTGGATTTGTTTCTGCATGCCGCGAGATGAGATCGCCGGTGAAATAGCAGTACTGAGACGGCGCGATCCGATCTGTTTCCCCAGGGCATTTGGAGGCGTCGACGCGGGGGTTCGACGTCAACCAGGCGCCGTCGTCCGGGGGCTCGGCCTGGGGCGcctgcgcggcggcggaggaggagcaggagggcaccgccgcggcggcgcgggcggccgtGTCGTCCTCGCCCAACGACAGCGGGGGCTCCTTCCCGATGGACTTCTCCGCGCAGGGCGAGCGCGGCGCCAGCGACGCCGCCCCGGGAGGCGCCGGCGGCTCGCGCGGCAGCGACGAGGACGACGGCGGCTCGGCGCGCAAGAAGCTGCGCCTCTCCAAGGAGCAGGCCGCGTTCCTGGAGGAGAGCTTCAAGGAGCACAGCACCCTCAACCCCGTAAGCATGCACATCAAACACAGGGACGAACCCCGTTTGCTTAACCATTTCCTCTCGTTCTGACGCCGGCGCGTTCCATGGCGCAGAGGCAGAAGGTGGCGCTGGCGAAGCAGCTCAACCTCCGGCCGCGCCAGGTGGAGGTGTGGTTCCAGAACCGCAGGGCCAGGTGCGGCGCCATGAAATCCTTTTCTTTTCCTACTCCTTTGTCTCTCTCGTCTCGAGCAAGAATCTTGGCTGGTCAAGCGAAACCAATTAAATAAAAGCGCGCTCGCTTTGGCTTTGGGTTCGGCGCGTGCAGGACGAAGCTGAAGCAGACGGAGGTGGACTGCGAGTACCTGAAGCGCTGCTGCGAGACGCTGACGGAGGAGAACCGGCGGCTGCAGAAGGAGCTGGCGGAGCTGCGCGCGCTCAAGACAGTGCACCCCTTCTACATGCACCTCCCGGCGACCACCCTCTCCATGTGCCCCTCCTGCGAGCGCGTCGCCTCCAACTCCGCCCCGGCGCCCGCGGCCGGGGCGCCCGGCTCAGGCGCCGGCATTGCTTCGCCGGCCGCTCCGGAGCAGAACAGGCCCTCGTCGTTCGCCGCGCTGTTCTCGTCGGCCAGGAGCTTCCCGCTGGCCGCCCCCCAGCCGCAACCTCCATTGCCGGCGCCGTCGAGCTCGTGACTTCGCCGGCCGGCGAAGGGAGGGCCTGCTTGTAAATACGCCCACCTTAATATTTTCCGCTCCTCGTGTCGGGATTTTTTTGTGGCTCGCCATTCGCCGAGGGGTCCGTGAGAAATGAGAACCCCAGCCCAACTGGATTCGCGTCTGTCGTCAGATTTGCTACTCCGACGGCCGAGATGCTTATTAAAGGAAAAATGTTGCATTAGAGTTCGTCTTTAACCTTGATCAATCTCCGTGCATTTTCCCATTTTATTACCGTTTTTGAGGCGTGCCTCGTGATGAGAGGTTAAAAAAAAGTGGTAGTGCCCGTGAGGGAGGATGTGAAAGCGGAATTTAGTCCCACTTTTGGGGTGGTAGCTGAAGCCTGAAAGCACTGTGGCGTTTCTGTTCACTTGCCGCGATGGTGTTGGGGGGTCTGCACCGCTGATTTGTGAAATCATGACGCCCACCCAGCCGAGAGCGTGTGTGTATTGACGCCCACtactggcactggcactggcactggcacTCGCTCTTTACTGGTAGAGTGAAAGGGTAGATAAGATTTTCCTCGAAGATCGAGAGTGAAAAGATGCGGCGTTGTGTGTGTGCTCAAccatactagtactatactactagtGTGAACTACGACTCTGGTAGTACAAACTGTTTTGCAGCATTGAAGCAAAATATATGCTGCCAAGTGCTATACTGTACTAACAATGGTGTAGTAGCGTATGAACAAGGCAACAGTGCTTACGACGGAGGAGTATCTGTATCAAGCAAGCACTGCGCAGCACCGACCGCGCCATACGCAGGGGCTGTCAAGGAGTACAACGTTGTACAGGCGGTCCTCGTGCTGCCCCGGTTTGGCACGCCAATGCCAATGCCCATTACCGTACCCCCATCTGCTGGCAGCAATGCCACCACTGCTACTGCCCCACCATGCCCACCCCATCATCAAGTATACATACTACGCATTTTCGATCTCATCTCCTCACCCATAAAACCATCGCCTCGGAGTCCACGTCACGAGTGACAAAGAGGAAGGCGACCGATGAATGCAATGCAACGCAGGGTCCGTGTCAATGTCATGACTCGTGCACGGCTAGCAGCGCAGTGAATCATGCACTCATTTAACGCCCTATCTAGACTAGACGAGCCCGCCGGTGCGGCGAGGCCAAGCCAAGTCTGACCCCAAAATCTTTCTCCCCGGATCACGGCGGGCGGCCCCCCATCAATGCCGCTGCTTGGAAACGGGCCGCGGCTGACCCGTAGGAGTAGGAGCAGCAAATGAAGGTCGACCGATCCACCCTGCGGTTTTACAGTTGCTTGCGGCCGAGGGAAAACATAATTGAGCGCCCCCGCGCGCGGCCACGGGGCCGTTTTTGCGAATCTTCCGCCGGTTCTTCGTGATGGATCTTTTACTTCCGGGACGGAACGGAACGGAAGATTCAGCGATGATGCCGATCGACAAGTGTCATGGGCGAATAGTTCCCCACCGGCGGTGGCAGATGGATGCCCGCCCGTCCCGCTCTGGTGACGGTAACGTGGCCTGCATGGCCCGGTCCTCATGGCGCTTTTGATTAAGGGACGTGTAGTGTAGTGATCCTCAAACTTGTGATTTTGGTACGTGCTCCGGGGTAGCTGCGATCTCGGCGTCTCGCGTGACGCTGGTCAAGGGGGTCATAAACCTGATTAGCTGAGAGGTCGCATGATTAGTTCTCGAAATTAGCTGAAAGTTCACTATGCTAGACGTGTCGTGGTCGTGCTAGCTTTTCCTCGTACCATGATGGAATACTCCATCCATGGTCCATACGTCTAAGCATGCTCGTCTTAGACGGAACGAAACAAGAAGGCTACGGGGGGTCTAGTCTCTAGTGACACCGAACCATGCATGCCCAGAATTTGGGGCACACACATGAGAGAGCCTGTGCGGCGCACAGTTCCAGAATCTCACTTGCCACGCCCCTTGCCAAGAATGAGCTCCAAAACCGCGCAGATCGCCAGGCCACTACCAACAGAGCCGATCGAGCTAGCTACCTAGGCGACGCCGAGGCTCAGCGGGGCACCGATCATCATCAGCAACAACCATATGTCACCGCATATGTCGATCGCTG
This window of the Triticum aestivum cultivar Chinese Spring chromosome 5D, IWGSC CS RefSeq v2.1, whole genome shotgun sequence genome carries:
- the LOC123121657 gene encoding homeobox-leucine zipper protein HOX11 yields the protein MELGLSLGEAMADAGRELVLGLGVGPGARREEERRRDQDVDRRGLALGCGSSPEPTMRLALLPMVPSLGFPWPSESRHLEASTRGFDVNQAPSSGGSAWGACAAAEEEQEGTAAAARAAVSSSPNDSGGSFPMDFSAQGERGASDAAPGGAGGSRGSDEDDGGSARKKLRLSKEQAAFLEESFKEHSTLNPRQKVALAKQLNLRPRQVEVWFQNRRARTKLKQTEVDCEYLKRCCETLTEENRRLQKELAELRALKTVHPFYMHLPATTLSMCPSCERVASNSAPAPAAGAPGSGAGIASPAAPEQNRPSSFAALFSSARSFPLAAPQPQPPLPAPSSS